In one window of Thermotoga sp. Mc24 DNA:
- a CDS encoding thioredoxin family protein — protein sequence MKRFLIIAILALSVISLALTLDDAYRLANITQRKLIMMFSSPTCYYCNLFKKEVFPKEDFQEILIPNFVFVELYATDEKTTLFAKEVLGEESVSYRDLFAGFGVRGTPTFFFFKGKEGLGYLPGYVDKDNFIKILKYVAQELKEDFQTYLKKDDPFVGEPLIIEISKEDADFVLKKDKNAVKVDTVPNEVRRDRIYVTDSPDVAKTLQEKGALRVLLVK from the coding sequence GTGAAAAGGTTCTTAATCATCGCGATTTTGGCTTTGAGTGTGATCTCACTGGCCCTCACTTTAGATGATGCCTACAGACTCGCAAACATCACCCAGAGAAAGCTGATCATGATGTTCTCGAGTCCAACCTGTTACTACTGTAATCTGTTCAAGAAAGAAGTATTCCCGAAAGAAGATTTCCAGGAAATTCTGATTCCAAACTTCGTCTTCGTTGAGCTGTACGCCACAGATGAAAAAACCACACTCTTTGCGAAGGAAGTTCTGGGAGAGGAATCGGTTAGCTACAGGGATCTCTTCGCTGGATTTGGTGTGAGAGGAACGCCTACGTTTTTCTTTTTCAAGGGAAAAGAAGGTCTGGGATACCTTCCTGGCTACGTGGACAAAGACAACTTCATAAAGATTCTGAAATACGTCGCTCAGGAGTTGAAAGAAGACTTCCAGACCTACCTGAAGAAAGACGATCCGTTCGTGGGTGAGCCGTTGATCATCGAAATTTCCAAAGAAGACGCAGATTTCGTTCTGAAAAAAGATAAAAACGCTGTGAAAGTGGATACCGTACCGAACGAAGTGAGAAGAGACAGGATATACGTGACGGATTCGCCAGATGTTGCAAAGACCCTTCAGGAAAAAGGCGCTCTCCGTGTTCTGCTCGTTAAATGA
- a CDS encoding cytochrome c biogenesis CcdA family protein codes for MSFAVAEVSYWMALGYGFLAFFSPCVLPLIPAFLGVLFASKGDFLKIIGFFVGISSLFSVIGVLFGLFGNFIPTYILTWISGLALVVFGLFYLFDVELVKMKKNPNVWRYKGEGFLNGFLLGGSVGLVWIPCSSPILGSILAIVASGREPVKGGVLLFLYSLGISIPFILMGGFVNRLLNRVSFKKPVWMNVLKVVGSLSLVLVGVLILTGRFITY; via the coding sequence ATGAGTTTCGCCGTCGCAGAAGTGAGTTACTGGATGGCTCTCGGATATGGCTTTCTCGCATTTTTCAGTCCGTGTGTCCTGCCCCTGATCCCCGCTTTTCTTGGCGTACTCTTTGCCTCGAAAGGAGATTTCCTGAAGATCATAGGTTTTTTCGTGGGAATATCTTCTCTCTTTTCAGTCATAGGAGTCCTTTTTGGACTGTTTGGAAATTTCATTCCTACTTACATACTCACGTGGATTTCCGGGCTTGCTCTCGTAGTCTTTGGATTGTTTTACCTGTTCGATGTTGAACTTGTGAAGATGAAAAAGAATCCCAACGTGTGGCGCTACAAAGGGGAAGGATTCCTGAATGGTTTCTTACTCGGTGGTAGTGTGGGACTCGTGTGGATTCCCTGCTCGAGTCCTATACTGGGGAGTATCCTCGCGATAGTGGCGAGTGGAAGAGAACCGGTGAAGGGAGGAGTACTTCTTTTCCTTTACTCTCTGGGTATTTCGATTCCGTTCATACTGATGGGAGGATTCGTCAACAGACTTTTGAACCGCGTCAGTTTCAAAAAACCTGTGTGGATGAATGTTCTCAAAGTAGTGGGTTCTCTCTCACTCGTTCTCGTTGGAGTGCTCATTCTCACGGGAAGGTTCATCACATACTGA
- a CDS encoding CBS and ACT domain-containing protein: protein MLVKDFMTRNPITIAPETSFSEALKLMKQNKIKRLIVMKDEKIVGIVTEKDLLYASPSKATTLNIWELHYLLSKLKIEEIMTKDVVTVNENTPIEDAARIMEEKDISGLPVVDDAGHLVGIITQTDIFKVFVEIFGTKREGTIRYTMEMPDKPGELLEVAKRIYEAGGNIISIATLFEEGKDSYLATLRVENIDHEKFVKSLDEIDVKLLYYHSN from the coding sequence ATGCTTGTCAAGGATTTCATGACGAGAAATCCCATCACCATCGCTCCAGAGACCTCTTTTTCTGAGGCCCTCAAACTCATGAAACAGAACAAAATCAAACGCCTCATAGTGATGAAGGATGAAAAGATCGTCGGTATCGTGACAGAAAAGGACCTTCTCTACGCATCTCCCTCTAAAGCCACGACACTAAACATCTGGGAACTCCACTATCTTCTTTCCAAGCTCAAAATCGAGGAGATCATGACAAAAGATGTCGTCACAGTGAACGAAAACACACCGATAGAAGACGCGGCAAGGATAATGGAGGAGAAGGATATAAGTGGACTCCCCGTAGTTGACGATGCGGGACATCTTGTTGGAATCATCACACAGACTGATATCTTCAAGGTCTTCGTAGAGATATTCGGAACCAAGAGGGAAGGAACCATAAGGTACACAATGGAAATGCCAGACAAACCGGGTGAACTTCTCGAAGTGGCAAAGAGAATCTACGAAGCAGGCGGGAACATCATCTCCATCGCAACACTTTTCGAAGAAGGGAAGGATTCTTACCTTGCCACACTCAGGGTGGAAAACATCGACCATGAAAAGTTCGTGAAATCCCTCGATGAAATCGATGTGAAGCTTCTGTACTACCATTCAAACTGA
- a CDS encoding ABC transporter ATP-binding protein — MSDIVLEVQSLHVYYGAIHAIKGIDLKVPRGQIVTLIGANGAGKTTTLSAIAGLVRAQKGKIIFNGQDITNKPAHVINRMGIALVPEGRRIFPELTVYENLMMGAYNRKDKEGIKRDLEWIFSLFPRLKERLKQLGGTLSGGEQQMLAIGRALMSRPKLLMMDEPSLGLAPILVSEVFEVIQKINQEGTTILLVEQNALGALKVAHYGYVLETGQIVLEGKASELLDNEMVRKAYLGVA, encoded by the coding sequence GTGTCTGACATCGTCCTTGAAGTCCAGTCTCTCCACGTTTACTACGGTGCGATCCACGCCATCAAGGGAATAGACCTGAAAGTCCCGAGAGGTCAGATCGTAACGCTGATCGGAGCAAACGGTGCGGGAAAAACCACAACACTCTCCGCGATAGCAGGACTCGTGAGAGCGCAGAAAGGAAAGATCATCTTCAACGGCCAGGACATAACAAACAAGCCAGCCCACGTGATAAACAGAATGGGAATAGCCCTGGTTCCCGAAGGAAGGAGAATCTTTCCGGAACTCACCGTCTATGAGAATCTCATGATGGGAGCGTACAACCGGAAGGACAAAGAAGGAATAAAACGTGACCTGGAATGGATCTTCTCGCTTTTCCCGAGGTTGAAAGAGAGGCTGAAACAGCTCGGAGGCACTCTTTCCGGTGGAGAACAGCAGATGCTTGCAATCGGAAGAGCTCTGATGAGCAGGCCAAAGCTTCTGATGATGGACGAACCTTCCCTGGGACTTGCTCCCATCCTGGTCTCCGAAGTTTTCGAGGTCATCCAGAAGATCAACCAGGAGGGGACCACCATTCTCCTGGTGGAACAGAACGCCCTCGGTGCTTTGAAGGTTGCCCACTACGGTTACGTCCTCGAGACTGGACAGATCGTTCTCGAAGGAAAAGCCAGTGAGCTTCTGGACAACGAAATGGTCAGAAAGGCCTATCTCGGTGTTGCATAA
- a CDS encoding ABC transporter ATP-binding protein, whose amino-acid sequence MTVTDLSKKPLLLLDHVTMQFGGLLAVDDFTNEIREGELVGLIGPNGAGKTTVFNVITGIYTPTKGRIVFNDIDITGLRPYQITHLGIARTFQNIRLFSDMTVLENVLVAQHHVLSNPDADRILVKHGKPRKGHGRFWFWRAVTKIGYLKKEKEMVERAKDLIKRVGLEKVMYEKASSLPYGEQRKLEIARALATEPKLILLDEPAAGMNPKETEDLMEFIKQIRKDFNLTVLLIEHDMKVVMGICERIIVMDYGRIIAEGTPKEIQNDPRVIEAYLGREWESV is encoded by the coding sequence ATGACGGTCACGGATCTTTCCAAGAAACCTCTCCTCCTTCTGGATCATGTGACAATGCAGTTTGGTGGACTCTTAGCGGTGGACGATTTCACCAACGAGATCAGAGAAGGAGAACTCGTCGGACTCATAGGACCAAACGGTGCGGGAAAAACAACCGTGTTCAACGTGATAACGGGTATATACACCCCTACGAAGGGAAGAATCGTGTTCAACGATATAGATATCACGGGGTTGAGACCGTACCAGATCACACACCTTGGAATCGCAAGGACTTTCCAGAACATCAGGCTCTTTTCTGACATGACCGTTCTCGAAAATGTTCTTGTGGCTCAGCACCACGTTCTCTCCAATCCCGATGCAGACAGAATTCTTGTGAAGCACGGAAAACCGAGAAAGGGCCACGGACGTTTCTGGTTCTGGAGGGCTGTCACGAAAATCGGATATTTGAAGAAAGAAAAAGAAATGGTGGAAAGAGCCAAAGACCTCATCAAGAGGGTAGGACTCGAAAAGGTGATGTACGAGAAGGCTTCCTCGCTTCCGTATGGAGAGCAGAGAAAACTGGAGATAGCCAGAGCCCTTGCAACGGAACCAAAGCTGATCTTGCTGGACGAACCCGCCGCAGGTATGAACCCGAAGGAAACAGAGGACCTCATGGAGTTCATAAAACAGATCAGAAAGGACTTCAACCTAACGGTGCTTCTCATAGAGCACGATATGAAAGTGGTCATGGGAATTTGTGAGAGAATCATAGTGATGGACTACGGTAGAATCATAGCGGAAGGAACGCCGAAGGAGATTCAGAACGATCCACGTGTGATAGAGGCGTACCTCGGAAGGGAGTGGGAGAGTGTCTGA
- a CDS encoding branched-chain amino acid ABC transporter permease, translating into MKMEKKLSARTNFILTVVFLIFVALLLYLADRYMDSYKLRVVRLIAIYGIMAVSLNLINGITGIFSLGHAGFILIGAYTASLLTLSPEQKAMSFIIEPIVPWLANAHTDFFTATVAGGVLAAVFAFFIGWPVLRLSGDYLAIASLGFAEVIRIIALNAISITNGPLGLKGIPEYSNIWWCYGWLFVTVLFMASLVNSSYGRALKAIREDRIAAEAMGINVFKHQLLSFVIGAFFAGVSGSLYAHWLTTIDPRTTTLGPMLTFYVLIMIVLGGLGSISGSLIGAALFAILFEWLRDLEEPFTFFGIHVPGIKGMRILVISAIFILVMIFWQRGIMGREELTWNNLYRWLFARRKGGEEK; encoded by the coding sequence ATGAAGATGGAGAAGAAACTATCTGCACGAACGAATTTCATTCTCACGGTTGTTTTCCTGATCTTCGTGGCCCTTCTTCTCTATCTGGCCGATAGATACATGGACAGCTACAAGCTGAGAGTAGTGAGGCTCATCGCCATATACGGTATCATGGCGGTGAGTTTGAACTTGATAAACGGTATCACGGGTATCTTTTCTCTTGGACACGCCGGTTTCATCCTGATAGGTGCTTACACGGCGTCTCTTCTCACACTTTCACCAGAGCAGAAAGCGATGTCTTTCATAATAGAGCCGATCGTTCCCTGGCTTGCGAACGCGCACACCGACTTCTTCACCGCCACAGTGGCAGGCGGTGTTCTGGCAGCCGTCTTCGCTTTTTTCATAGGGTGGCCGGTTTTGAGGCTTTCCGGTGATTACCTCGCGATAGCGTCCCTTGGGTTCGCAGAGGTGATAAGGATCATCGCCCTCAACGCCATCAGCATCACAAACGGCCCTCTCGGTCTCAAGGGAATTCCGGAATACTCAAATATTTGGTGGTGTTACGGCTGGCTGTTTGTAACGGTTCTGTTCATGGCAAGCCTTGTGAACAGTAGCTACGGAAGGGCTTTGAAGGCCATCAGAGAAGACCGAATAGCAGCCGAAGCCATGGGAATAAATGTTTTCAAACATCAGCTTCTCTCTTTCGTCATAGGAGCCTTCTTTGCGGGTGTTTCTGGTTCGCTCTACGCGCACTGGCTCACCACGATAGATCCCAGAACGACCACACTCGGTCCCATGCTCACCTTCTACGTTCTCATCATGATAGTTCTGGGTGGACTCGGCAGCATATCGGGTTCGCTCATAGGAGCCGCTCTCTTCGCCATACTCTTCGAGTGGCTCAGGGATCTGGAAGAGCCTTTCACGTTCTTCGGCATACACGTTCCCGGTATAAAGGGAATGAGGATCCTCGTGATATCCGCCATTTTTATCCTTGTGATGATCTTCTGGCAGAGGGGTATCATGGGAAGGGAAGAACTCACCTGGAACAACCTTTACAGATGGCTCTTTGCTCGTCGCAAGGGTGGTGAAGAGAAATGA